The following are from one region of the Ochotona princeps isolate mOchPri1 chromosome 15, mOchPri1.hap1, whole genome shotgun sequence genome:
- the ELFN2 gene encoding protein phosphatase 1 regulatory subunit 29: protein MLRLGLCAAALLCVCRPGGVRADCWLIEGDKGYVWLAICSQNQPPYETIPQHINSTVHDLRLNENKLKAVLYSSLNRFGNLTDLNLTKNEISYIEDGAFLGQSSLQVLQLGYNKLSNLTEGMLRGMSRLQFLFVQHNLIEVVTPAAFSECPSLISIDLSSNRLSRLDGATFASLASLMVCELAGNPFNCECDLFGFLAWLVIFNNVTKNYDRLQCESPREFAGYPLLVPRPYHSLNAITVLQAKCRNGSLPSRPVSHPTPYSTDTQRGGEPDENSGFNPDDILSVEPPASSTTDASAGPAIKLHAVTFTSATLVVTIPHPYSKMYILVQYNNSYFSDVMTLKNKKEIVTLDKLRAHTEYTFCVTSLRNSRRFNHTCLTFTTRDPVPGDLAPSTSTTTHYIMTILGCLFGMVIVLGAVYYCLRKRRLQEEKHKSVNVKKTILEMRYGADVDAGSIVHAAQKLGEPPVLPVARMSSIPSMIGEKLPAPKGLEPGLDTPKVATKGNYIEVRTGAGGDSLARPEDDLPDLENGQGSAAEISTIAKEVDKVNQIINNCIDALKLDSASFLGGGGGSGGGGDPELAFDCQSLPAVAAAAAASSAATTPGALERPSFLSPPYKESSHHPLQRQLSADAAVTRKTCSVSSSGSIKSAKVFSLDVPDHPAAAGLAKGDSKYIEKGSPLNSPLDRLPLVPAGSGGGGSGGGGGGVGGIHHLAVKPAFHCSEHRHSFPALYYEEGADSLSQRVSFLKPLTRSKRDSAYSQLSPRHYYSGYSSSPEYSSESTHKIWERFRPYKKHHREEVYMAAGHALRKKVQFAKDEDLHDILDYWKGVSAQQKL, encoded by the coding sequence ATGCTGCGCCTGGGGCTGTGTGCAGCAGCGCTGCTGTGCGTGTGCCGGCCAGGTGGCGTGCGTGCTGACTGCTGGCTCATTGAGGGCGACAAGGGCTACGTGTGGCTGGCCATCTGCAGCCAGAACCAGCCACCCTATGAGACCATCCCACAGCACATCAATAGCACCGTGCATGACCTGCGGCTCAACGAGAACAAACTCAAGGCGGTGCTCTACTCCTCGCTCAACCGCTTCGGGAACCTCACCGACCTCAACCTCACCAAAAATGAGATCTCCTACATCGAGGATGGAGCCTTCCTGGGCCAGTcaagcctgcaggtgctgcagctgggTTACAACAAGCTCAGCAACCTGACCGAGGGCATGCTGCGCGGCATGAGCCGCCTGCAGTTCCTCTTCGTGCAGCACAACCTCATCGAGGTGGTGACGCCAGCCGCCTTCTCCGAGTGCCCAAGCCTCATCAGCATCGACCTGTCCTCCAACCGTCTCAGCCGCCTCGATGGTGCCACCTTCGCCAGCCTGGCAAGCCTCATGGTGTGCGAGCTGGCCGGCAACCCCTTCAACTGCGAGTGCGACCTCTTCGGCTTCCTGGCCTGGCTGGTGATCTTCAACAATGTCACCAAGAATTATGACCGCCTGCAGTGCGAGTCGCCGCGTGAGTTCGCTGGCTACCCGCTGCTCGTGCCCCGGCCCTACCACAGCCTCAATGCCATCACCGTCCTGCAGGCCAAGTGTCGCAATGGCTCTTTGCCCTCGCGGCCTGTAAGCCACCCCACACCCTACTCCACTGACACCCAGCGTGGCGGGGAGCCCGATGAGAACTCTGGCTTCAACCCCGATGACATCCTGTCTGTCGAGCCGCCCGCCTCGTCCACCACTGATGCATCGGCGGGGCCGGCCATCAAGCTGCATGCGGTGACTTTCACGTCGGCCACCCTGGTGGTCACCATCCCGCACCCTTACAGCAAGATGTACATCCTGGTGCAGTACAACAACAGCTACTTCTCTGACGTTATGACACTCAAGAACAAGAAGGAGATTGTGACGCTGGACAAGCTGCGTGCACACACTGAGTACACGTTTTGCGTCACCTCCCTACGCAACAGCCGCCGCTTCAACCACACCTGCCTGACCTTCACCACGCGGGACCCTGTGCCTGGCGACCTGGCACCCAGCACCTCCACCACCACGCACTACATTATGACCATCCTGGGCTGCCTCTTTGGCATGGTCATCGTGCTGGGGGCTGTCTACTACTGCCTGCGCAAGCGGCGCCTGCAGGAGGAGAAGCACAAGTCAGTTAACGTGAAAAAGACCATCCTGGAGATGCGCTACGGCGCCGATGTGGATGCTGGCTCCATCGTGCACGCGGCGCAGAAGCTGGGTGAGCCCCCTGTGCTGCCCGTGGCCCGCATGTCCTCCATCCCTTCCATGATTGGCGAAAAGCTGCCTGCCCCCAAGGGGCTGGAACCAGGGCTGGACACACCCAAGGTGGCCACCAAAGGCAACTACATTGAGGTGCGCACAGGTGCCGGTGGGGACAGCTTGGCCAGGCCCGAAGATGATCTCCCCGACCTGGAGAACGGCCAGGGTTCAGCTGCCGAGATCTCCACCATTGCcaaggaggtggacaaagtcaaccagATCATCAATAACTGCATTGACGCCCTCAAGCTGGACTCGGCCTCTTTCCTGGGGGGCGGCGGCGGCAGTGGTGGCGGTGGAGACCCTGAGCTGGCCTTTGACTGCCAGTCTCTTCCAGCggtagctgcagcagctgctgcctcctcagcTGCCACTACCCCTGGGGCCCTGGAGCGACCCAGCTTCTTGTCACCACCCTACAAGGAGAGCTCCCACCATCCGCTGCAGCGTCAGCTAAGCGCCGATGCTGCCGTGACCCGTAAGACCTGCAGCGTGTCATCCAGCGGCTCCATCAAGAGTGCCAAGGTCTTCAGCCTGGACGTGCCCGACCACCCGGCTGCTGCGGGGCTGGCCAAGGGTGACTCCAAATACATCGAGAAGGGCAGCCCGCTCAACAGCCCTCTGGACCGGCTCCCACTGGTGCCTGCGGGCAGTGGCGGGGGTGGCAGTGGCGGAGGTGGTGGCGGGGTCGGGGGCATCCACCATCTGGCCGTGAAGCCGGCCTTCCACTGCAGTGAGCACCGGCACAGCTTCCCAGCCCTGTACTACGAGGAAGGCGCCGACAGCCTGAGCCAACGCGTGTCCTTCCTCAAACCGCTGACCCGCTCCAAGCGTGACTCCGCCTACTCGCAGCTGTCCCCCAGACATTACTACTCGGGGTACTCCTCCAGCCCCGAGTACTCGTCCGAGAGCACGCACAAGATCTGGGAGCGTTTCCGGCCCTACAAGAAACACCACCGTGAGGAGGTGTACATGGCTGCTGGCCACGCCCTGCGCAAGAAGGTCCAATTCGCCAAGGATGAGGACCTGCACGACATCCTTGATTACTGGAAGGGGGTCTCGGCCCAGCAGAAGCTGTGA